ATCTACGTATTTAGGGGAATCATGTGTTCCATCTTTTACTTCGCAAATTTCATTCAAAGTCTTCTCCTCCCACCCAGCTCCTTTTTGACTAAAAATGTCATTAAGTTTAGATTGAAATAACTCTTTTGCGTTTGCTATGTTTGTTGAGATGTTGGCTTTGGCTTGGTCTATAGCTGTAAACGCTTTGTCTAATAGGGCTACGATTTGTTTTTGTTCTTCAATTGGTGGGATTGGGATTGGATAAGAATATAACCTTTCTTTCCTTACTCCATCTTGTCCCGCAGCTCTCTTTGAAGTTTTTTCTACAAAGCGAACTAACTCATCCGTTTTCAAAAACCATCTGAAGTATTCTTTATCAAGTTTTTCTTCATTAGGAATAGCTTTCATCAAAGCTACATTATACGCACCTTCAATTCCACTAAAAATTCCAAATATTGGTGGACCATACCTACCAATCATAATATCAGACTTCTTACAGAATTTTTTAGCCTTATTTATCGGCACATAAGTCATATACTTATCTGTTCTATAATCTCGAACTTGTACTAACCTAATATACCCCTCTTTCGGTTCATAAATAAAATTACTTTTGGGTGGTTGACTTCCACCACTAATTTCACATACCTCACCAAATGGTACTATTTCCCAATCTTTTCTCATATCAATTCTTTAATTGATTTAAGAATAGTATTGGTTTCAGCATCCAAAGTTTCCATTTCCTCCAAAATTTCCTCTGGACTGCGTAATGGTGCCTCTTCAGGTGTATTCGGATTTTTTGGCGAAAGGTCAAAAGAATCATCATCTAAATCATTCACATTTAAAATCCATGATTTTTCGCTTTCTGGCTTCGTTTTTTGTAATGTTAAGAACTCTTCCAAATCTCTGTCATTTAACGGATTGGTTTTTCCCATGTTTCGTCCTGGGTCTAACTGGTAGTACCAAATCTTTTTGGAGGGCTCGCCTTTTTGAAAAAACAAGACTACGGTTTTAACGCCTGCTCCTGTAAAGGTTCCACCTGGTAAATCTAAAATGGTATGTAGGTTAGAGCCTTCTAATAAGAGTTTACGCAACGCTACAGAAGCATTGTCTGTATTGCTCAATACCGTGTTTTTAATAACGATAGCTGCACGACCACCTGTTTTTAAGCTCTTTATAAAATGTTGCATAAACAAGAAAGCGGATTCTCCTGTTTTTATGTCAAAATTTTGTTGTACTTCGGGTCTTTCTTTACCGCCAAATGGTGGGTTTGCTAATATTACGTGATAACGGTCTTTTTCTTGTATGTCGCGTATGTTCTCACCCAACGTGTTGGTATGAATAATGTTGGGTGCTTCTATACCATGCAAAATCATGTTCATAATACCAATTACATAAGCCAAGTTTTTTTTCTCTTTACCGTAAAGAGTGTTTTCTTGTAATGTTTTAAGGTTATCAGTGGTTTTATCCATGCGCTCGTACAGATACTCATAGGCTTCTACTAAGAAACCACAAGAACCTGCAGCGCCATCGTATACTTTTTCACCTATTTGTGGATCTATCACGTTAATCATCGCACGTATGAGAGGTCTTGGTGTGTAGTATTGGCCGCCATTACGACCTGCGTTACCCATATTTTTAATCTTAGTCTCGTACAGGTGACTTAATTCATGCTTATCTTTTGATGCTCTAAATGGAAGGCTGTCTGCATATTCTAAAATCTCACGTAGGTTATAACCAGACTGGATTTTGTTTTTCAATTCAGAGAAAATCTCTCCAATCTTATACTCAATAGTATTCGCAGAATCTGCTTCTTGCTTAAACTTTGCTAAGTATGGGAATAGCTTTCCATCTACAAATTCTACTAAACCTGTACCTGTTAGCGCTACGTGATGGTCTAGGTTTCCATCGGCATCTTTAGGCATTGCCCAATTAGGCCAACGGAATTCTTCGGCTAAAATAAAACTGTAATCTTCGCCTTTTAATTCGGCTTCGTCTGCTTTGTCTTGTTCTAGCTCGTCTAAGTAACGTAAGAACATAACCCAAGAGGTTTGGCCTATGTAATCTAATTCACTATCAGACCCAGAATCTTTGTATAGTAGGTCGTCTATATTTTTAAATGTTTGTTCGAAACTCATATTAATTACGCTGTATCTAGATTTGGTTAAAGCCCTAATTTAAGTTGTCTATTGTTTACTAGTAAATCGTCTAATTTAATTAATTTAATAGTACCAGTCACTCCTATGTCTTTTAAGATTTGAGAAAATTTAACTCCCTCACTGGAAGAATAATAAGAAACCGTCCACCGAACGGATTTATCGATGTCTTAAGAAGGTAGGGGATACAAAACCAAAATAATAAGTCCCCGTGGGGTCAAATAAATCCATTTTCCTTTTAGGGGTCCGGTATTCGTACGTATATAGAGAATTGCCAATAAATGCAAAGACCATTTTTAAAAACCTACAACGCTCAGATAAAGATTAATTGGTTGCGTGAATATTCCTCTTTATGGCAGAAAGCTTTTTAACCAACCTAGCAATAACATCCTCTTGGCTTTCTCTCTTACCATCCCAATAGGCTTTCATGGTCTTGCTTGCAATCTTGCTTACCAGTTCTTTGTCGGTGGCGGTATTCCCGTCCTTAAACCTAGTTTTTATGCCTCCAATGATAAGGTTGGGCATAATTACAGAATCATAGTTTTTATTTGCAATTCTCCTCATCTTGGCCTCTAACCAATGGCTTTGAATGCCTTTTTTTGGATGAAAATTAAACTTTGCTTTGTATTCAGCCGCTGTAAGGCCGTGCCTTTTATTGACGTGCAGCAGGAGCCTATCATAACCTACTTGACATATCTCACATACGGGCTGCCCTTTTCTATTGAACATAGGAGTATTGTACATAAAGCTAATTCGGTGAGTTTAGAATTTAGATTTTTACAAAATGACTTACCAATGATGTTAAAATTACTAAATCCAAAGCTCGAATAAAAGCTAACGGAGTATCAATAATATTGGTGTCTCTAAACAAATATTATTGTGCAAAATAACTACGAATTAAATATCGCAAGAAATAAAGAAAGTCCGTAACGCCACCGATATATTAGAGGGCTAAATATCTCACTATCGATAGTCTTAGGCAGACGCATACAGATGTAAAAAATACTATTCTTTATGCTACGGTTTAATTTACGGATAAAGCGTTGGATAAAAAAGAAGTTAAAAAACAAAAAACCCAGTAAACATAGTGCTTACTGGGCTTTATCTGCTCCCCCTCTTGGGCTCGAACCAAGGACCCTCTGATTAACAGTCAGATGCTCTAACCAACTGAGCTAAGGAGGAAAATATTTTCGCTTTGTTTATCTAAGCGGGTGCAAATATAATTGTTTTTTTTATTGTCCCAAATAAAATTCGAAAACTATTTTCCGGTTAAATACCGATACAGGTCATTTCCATTGGCAAACAGTATTAAAGCAAGCAATAAAAAGAAGCCGATCATCTGTGCATATTCTAAAAATTTATCGCTCGGCTTACGACCCGAAATCATTTCGTACAACAGGAACATGACATGACCACCATCTAATGCCGGTATAGGCAGCAAGTTCATAACGGCAAGCATAATGGATAAGAACGCCGTTGTTCCCCAAAATACTTCCCAGTTCCAAGCATCTGGAAAAAGGCTTCCTATGGCTGCAAAACCACCTACACCTTTATAGGCACCTGTATCTGGATTGAAAATCTTTTTTAATTGCTTTAAATAACCCGAAAGGGTGTTAACCCCTTTATTGATTCCCGCAGGTATAGATTCGGCAAAAGTATATTTTTCAGTCTCCAAACGCAGAAGACCTCTTTTTTCCATTTCTTCCATAGAAGGCATACCCGGTCTTACGCCTATTTGTGCGGAATCATTAATAACAACGGGTATAACTTTACGCACACTGTTATCACGAACGACGGTCAGGTTTATTTTTTCGCCTTTATACTGCTCCAAAATAGGTTTCACCTCATCAAAATAAGTGATTTCCTTTCCGGCTATCTCTACTATTTCATCTTTTGGCTCTAGTCCGGCATCCTTGTTCAAAGATTCCGACGACACTTCCGCTATGTAAAAAGGGAAACGAGGACCTAAAAACCGAGCTCGGTCTTTATCTTCCATCAGCGTTGCAATAAAATCGACAGGAATCTCCTTTTCAATAGTTTCACCATTACGTTCTATGGTAATACTACTTCCATTAATGATGTCCATAAAGATCTTATTAAAGTCCTTGATCTTATCTCCATCAACCGCTATAATTTTATCTCCTGTTTCAATACCCAATTCGTCTCCAATGGTCTTTTCAGTAACGTGTACACCATCTTTTAAACTATCCCCAGGTATATATTGGTCGCCATACGCATAGGCCATTCCTATGTAAATAATCACCGCTAAAACAAAGTTTACCGTTACACCGCCGATCATAATAATCAAACGTTGCCAGGCCGGCTTGCTTCTAAACTCCCATTCCTTGGGCTCTTCTTTCATGGCTTCCGTATCCATGCTTTCATCGATCATACCGGCTATTTTTACATAACCGCCCAAAGGAAGCCAACCAATACCATAAACGGTCTCCCCAATTTTCTTTTTAAAGAGGGAAAACTTAACATCAAAGAACAAATAGAACTTTTCTACACGTGTCTTAAATAACTTAGCTGGAATAAAATGCCCTAATTCGTGTAGTACGATTAACAACGAAAGGCTTAAAAAAAATTGTATGGTCTTTATAAGTAACGGACTCATCTATGTTTTCTATAATTAACGAACTCATCTTGAATTCAGCCGACAAAAGTACACTTTTACAGCCGCTTAAAAAAAATAACTAACCACCCCTATTTATTTTTAAGAAACTTTTAGCAGCACTATAAGCCCTTAAGAGTTGAATGCTTGTATTGACTAACGTATCTTTGGCAAAAAGATTATGCGCTCATTTTTTGCCAAATACAAATTTTTCGGTCTGGTACTATTGGGACTTTCGGCGGTAATCATGTATCTTTTCTATAACGCCCTTCAACCTCCAAAAATTTTAACTATTTATCAGCCTACCATGGTCAATCCAGAGCTGGTGGACAGTACCCTCCAATACAAAAGAAAATACCACACCATTGCAGATTTTTCTTTAACGAATCAAAATGGAGAAACTATAACAGAGGCCAATTATGAAGATAAAATTTATATAGCCGATTTC
This genomic interval from Zobellia roscoffensis contains the following:
- a CDS encoding restriction endonuclease subunit S produces the protein MRKDWEIVPFGEVCEISGGSQPPKSNFIYEPKEGYIRLVQVRDYRTDKYMTYVPINKAKKFCKKSDIMIGRYGPPIFGIFSGIEGAYNVALMKAIPNEEKLDKEYFRWFLKTDELVRFVEKTSKRAAGQDGVRKERLYSYPIPIPPIEEQKQIVALLDKAFTAIDQAKANISTNIANAKELFQSKLNDIFSQKGAGWEEKTLNEICEVKDGTHDSPKYVDEEFGIPFVTQKNILDDGISFEKTKFISEEDHNNFYRRSNVAYNDILFAMIGANRGMACLVDDKRVFSIKNVGLIKSNESYRAKFILYFLKSPKAKKYVAENSSGSAQGFIGLTKLRAFPIPFTSIENQKEIVLLIESLNNSIKTTIYNYSLKLNSLEELKKSILQKAFAGELTENVVVV
- a CDS encoding class I SAM-dependent DNA methyltransferase, which encodes MSFEQTFKNIDDLLYKDSGSDSELDYIGQTSWVMFLRYLDELEQDKADEAELKGEDYSFILAEEFRWPNWAMPKDADGNLDHHVALTGTGLVEFVDGKLFPYLAKFKQEADSANTIEYKIGEIFSELKNKIQSGYNLREILEYADSLPFRASKDKHELSHLYETKIKNMGNAGRNGGQYYTPRPLIRAMINVIDPQIGEKVYDGAAGSCGFLVEAYEYLYERMDKTTDNLKTLQENTLYGKEKKNLAYVIGIMNMILHGIEAPNIIHTNTLGENIRDIQEKDRYHVILANPPFGGKERPEVQQNFDIKTGESAFLFMQHFIKSLKTGGRAAIVIKNTVLSNTDNASVALRKLLLEGSNLHTILDLPGGTFTGAGVKTVVLFFQKGEPSKKIWYYQLDPGRNMGKTNPLNDRDLEEFLTLQKTKPESEKSWILNVNDLDDDSFDLSPKNPNTPEEAPLRSPEEILEEMETLDAETNTILKSIKELI
- the rseP gene encoding RIP metalloprotease RseP, which translates into the protein MSPLLIKTIQFFLSLSLLIVLHELGHFIPAKLFKTRVEKFYLFFDVKFSLFKKKIGETVYGIGWLPLGGYVKIAGMIDESMDTEAMKEEPKEWEFRSKPAWQRLIIMIGGVTVNFVLAVIIYIGMAYAYGDQYIPGDSLKDGVHVTEKTIGDELGIETGDKIIAVDGDKIKDFNKIFMDIINGSSITIERNGETIEKEIPVDFIATLMEDKDRARFLGPRFPFYIAEVSSESLNKDAGLEPKDEIVEIAGKEITYFDEVKPILEQYKGEKINLTVVRDNSVRKVIPVVINDSAQIGVRPGMPSMEEMEKRGLLRLETEKYTFAESIPAGINKGVNTLSGYLKQLKKIFNPDTGAYKGVGGFAAIGSLFPDAWNWEVFWGTTAFLSIMLAVMNLLPIPALDGGHVMFLLYEMISGRKPSDKFLEYAQMIGFFLLLALILFANGNDLYRYLTGK